In one Arachis duranensis cultivar V14167 chromosome 9, aradu.V14167.gnm2.J7QH, whole genome shotgun sequence genomic region, the following are encoded:
- the LOC107466347 gene encoding pentatricopeptide repeat-containing protein At2g44880 produces the protein MKAQSCSSLLAFCSAFIRLLVSSKIIVSGLVLHSASVTNLLLLSPSRVDPCAGAAAASVQFLLQKIAKVLLSEVMKPLHRIIEDKLIFLLQSCRTSKHMCQIQAQIITYGLQHNHFITPNFINACSNLTKMGHAQKLFDKMYEPNTASWNAMLTGYSHVEFYRDVVVLFARMNREGALPNCFTFPMVVKSCAKVDAVREGKQVHCLVVRYGFMSNSFVGTSLIDMYSSWGSIGDAYKVFAEIPQKNVVAWTCIIVAYISCHDMLSARCLFDVAPERDVILWNTMVSGYIEVGDMVAARKLFDKMPNRDIQSWNTMLNGYANNRNVESFEKIFKEMPERNVFSWNGLIGGYARNGLLSDVLESFKHMLVEGYVLPNNATLVTVLSTCSRLGALDMGKWVHVYAERIGYKGDLHVGNALIDMYAKCGVIEKAINVFNHQHKKDIITWNTIINGLAVHGNAADALSMFDRMKHGGVKPDEVTFVGILSACTHMGLVRDGFTYFQSMVDSYSLVPQIEHYGCMVDLLGKAGLLEQAVNFVRKMPVKPDAVIWAALLGACRKYKNVEIAELALTQLIELEPKNTANFVMLSNIYKDLGRWEDVAKLKVAMRDTGFKKMPGCSVIEANDIVVEFYSLDERHPETENIYRTLRGLTILIRSYGYVPNPGIVA, from the exons ATGAAAGCCCAATCATGTTCATCTCTACTCGCGTTTTGCTCTGCGTTCATTCGTCTGCTCGTTTCTTCGAAGATCATTGTTAGTGGCTTGGTGCTTCATTCTGCCTCTGTCACTAACTTGCTCCTGCTCTCTCCATCTCGGGTTGATCCCTGTGCAGGTGCTGCCGCCGCATCAGTTCAG TTTTTGCTGCAAAAAATTGCGAAGGTTCTATTGAGCGAAGTTATGAAGCCACTGCATCGAATTATCGAAGACAAGTTGATTTTCCTCTTACAATCATGTAGAACATCAAAACACATGTGTCAGATTCAAGCCCAAATAATTACCTATGGACTCCAACACAATCATTTCATTACTCCAAATTTCATCAATGCGTGTTCCAACCTCACTAAAATGGGTCATGCCCAGAAACTGTTTGACAAAATGTATGAACCGAACACTGCCTCATGGAATGCCATGTTGACAGGCTACTCCCATGTTGAGTTTTACCGGGACGTCGTTGTTTTGTTTGCCCGAATGAACCGGGAGGGTGCATTGCCCAATTGCTTTACCTTCCCTATGGTTGTCAAGTCTTGTGCAAAGGTAGATGCAGTAAGAGAGGGTAAACAAGTTCATTGTCTTGTGGTGAGATACGGTTTCATGTCAAACTCCTTCGTAGGAACTTCGTTGATTGACATGTATTCGTCATGGGGATCCATTGGGGATGCTTACAAGGTGTTTGCTGAAATTCCTCAGAAGAACGTAGTTGCTTGGACTTGTATCATTGTTGCCTACATTTCATGTCATGACATGCTTTCTGCCCGGTGCTTGTTTGATGTGGCACCAGAGCGCGATGTGATCCTCTGGAACActatggtttcaggctatattGAGGTGGGAGATATGGTGGCTGCCAGAAAACTTTTCGATAAGATGCCGAATCGGGACATTCAGTCTTGGAACACCATGCTGAATGGTTATGCGAATAATAGAAATGTTGAATCATTTGAGAAGATATTCAAGGAGATGCCTGAAAGGAATGTGTTTTCTTGGAATGGGTTAATTGGAGGCTATGCTCGGAATGGCCTATTGTCTGATGTTTTGGAATCTTTTAAACACATGTTAGTTGAAGGTTATGTTCTGCCTAACAATGCCACGCTTGTCACAGTGCTGTCTACATGTTCAAGATTAGGTGCCCTTGATATGGGTAAGTGGGTGCATGTGTATGCAGAAAGGATTGGTTATAAGGGAGACCTGCATGTTGGAAATGCCCTAATTGACATGTATGCAAAATGTGGGGTTATTGAAAAAGCGATTAATGTGTTTAATCATCAGCATAAAAAGGATATAATTACTTGGAACACAATCATTAATGGTCTCGCCGTGCATGGGAATGCAGCTGATGCCTTGAGTATGTTTGATAGGATGAAGCATGGTGGAGTGAAACCAGATGAAGTTACTTTCGTGGGAATTCTGTCTGCTTGTACACATATGGGGTTAGTCAGGGATGGATTCACATATTTTCAATCCATGGTTGATAGTTATTCACTTGTGCCTCAAATTGAGCATTATGGGTGTATGGTTGATTTGCTTGGAAAAGCTGGTCTCTTAGAACAAGCTGTAAATTTTGTGAGAAAGATGCCGGTGAAACCAGATGCAGTTATATGGGCGGCATTGCTTGGGGCATGTAGAAAATACAAGAATGTTGAAATCGCAGAGCTGGCTCTTACACAACTCATCGAACTCGAACCTAAAAACACCGCAAACTTTGTCATGCTTTCAAACATATATAAAGACCTTGGAAGATGGGAAGATGTTGCCAAGTTGAAGGTTGCAATGAGAGATACTGGTTTCAAGAAAATGCCTGGATGTAGTGTTATTGAGGCCAATGATATTGTGGTGGAGTTTTATTCTTTGGATGAAAGGCATCCGGAGACAGAGAATATATACAGGACATTGCGCGGATTGACAATTTTGATAAGATCGTATGGATATGTTCCAAATCCTGGTATTGTTGCTTGA